The Fusarium fujikuroi IMI 58289 draft genome, chromosome FFUJ_chr01 sequence GTGGGCAAGTGGGGTGTGATGTTAGTTGCTGAGATAAGCTTTTCACAAGAGCTATTGGTTGTTCAATTGAGAGAGATATGAATGGGCATTACTCCCATTGGGTTCCTGTGGCACTTGCACGATAGTATGCGAAATCGCTGTTCTTACACGGATGTCAGAGTTGGAATACTTGCGAGATCCGAGCCTGACGCAGGGTAGTGCAGTTTGAGTTGCAGATGGCATGAAGTATGTGCAACCTAAAAAATCACCTCGACAGCCAATCAAATGAGTTCAAAGCAAGAGGTTAAAGGCTTCAGGGATAACATAACGAAATAGCGATGTACCTACCTCCGAGCAATTATCAGTGACTCACGATTAACTTGTCCTCCCAGCCACGTACGTCTGACCAACCAAAACAATCCGCTTTCCTTGTTGAACTGTATGCTTCCCTCGATCTTTGAAGAGCAGTCTCCCAGAGAATACGATACATACGTGACCAACAATGTGTTAGGTATATTCGAAGCTGGTTTATCCACTTCAACAAGGACCTTCGCAGATGTTTGATTTCTAGCATAGGTACTACGAAAATGACATGCTGTAATTCACTGTCTACCATCTAGCAAAGTACATATCTCGCGATAAAACCTCTCACTGAAATTCAGGATCGAAGTTGCCCTTAGTGGTAATGAGCCAATCCCAGGCCCAACAttcattggattggatgccCCTGGTTTTAGTTGTAATGGGCGGCTCcgctataatattaatgaATAGGTAGTGTTCGTCTCATCCACCTCAGCCAGCCAAAGCAGGAAGTTGGTTGGAAAGAGCGAATTCAATGTAAATACTTCCAGTCCATTCTCCTTCCAACAACTGAAGGACGTCTCTTCTCCGGCTGCTTTTTCCCAACAAAACTTGACGGATAAATCACAAACGCCCCCAAGAATATAAAGtatccatctcctcctgTTTATCTCGTGTAACACAGGTAGTTGCTGACTTATTGAAAGCCTATCCGTAAAAGTACAGTGGCTGCATCAGTTTCGAACCAAATCTCTCCAGTCAAAGTACCTCCTCACCACAATCCGCCGACGGGCTACCTTTTCTCCCCACTCCGAAACCCCAAGCTCCCCCACTGCCTTGGCGTCGGGTGCTTTCTGTCCAAACATTGCTCTACCTCCCCTGCAGTCGGAACCAATTCAGTCAATCCCGCGACCCTTCCTCGCCTCAGGTAGCCCAAAGACGACTGGTTGACTTGACTTCAAGCCACCTGGtgtcttctccttctgtgTGATTTGCGCCAGACTCATCAATCTTCCTCTGAACCGACTTCCATCATTTCTCACCCCTTTCCTCATCTATTCACATTATCAACCTTTCCTTTTCCCTGTCTTTTTATTCCCCCCTAACTCTTCACTCACGACTATCGACGCTCTCACGGCTCAGCGATTGGCTGGCTCATTGCTTAGGACAATCTGGCCTTATAATTGCGACAGCTTAGCTGCCCCTACCTAGCTCAACCTCACAACCACGCTTCATCCACAACTTCTTTTTGTACACAGCTGTTGCTTCCACCCGCTCTAGTTCGTTAGATCAAGAGGCCAACTGTCGTTAACCGATAGGCGTGCTCGAATTCCCACGCCTGTTTCGCTGAACTTGGGATAGAGCCACGATCTTCGTCCCAAAGCTCGAAACGAATCTCGAGGCAACTTGGCTCAGCCTTGCACCCCTTACAACTACAACACTCAATCACGACGGATAACATGGGCTACCTCTACACCACTGCAGGCTACGCCCTGCTCTTTGCCGTTGCCTACGCTCTCTACCAGCTATCCCAGGGCCAGAAGGCTGGAAATCAAGCGCGGGCTCAGATCAAACCGGCCAAGAGCCCGCAGGCGGAGACTCGTAAGGAGGaccgcaagaagaagcagcgcCAGGAGGCCTTCGCATCAGAGGCACAGGAGGCTTCCAAGAAACCCAAGGCTGATTCAGAGACCAGTGCTTGGACGAGTAGTGCGAAGGACAAAGACGACAATGTCGACAATCGCGAATTCGCCCGCCAATTGGCGAAGGCCAAGGAAGGCACCAAGTTTGCTGCCAAATCTGATGCTGGTAAACAGCGAGAGAAGTCTGTCAAACAATCCCGCGCCAACAAGGTGGCCAGCGCcgccgaggagaaggagtCGGCTCCGTCATCTACCACTGGTGCCGACGGCGACGATGACCAGTCTCCTGTAACCTCACCCGAGGTCGGTCCCGCAGTCGCAGTCGCAGGCGATGTTTCCGACATGCTCGAGACCGCTCCCGCTCGCCCAACAGTTCTTCGTCTGACCGACACCGAGCCCAAAaagcagaacaagaagacccCCAAGGCGGAGGCTCCTgttgagaccaagaagcagcgCCAGAACCGTAAGAAGGCCGAGGCGGCCAAGGCTGCTCGTGAGGAATCCGAGAAGGAGCGAAAGGTTCTCGAGGAGAAGCAACGCCGCGCCGCTCGCATTGCTGAGGGACGTGCTGCCAAGGACGGCTCCCAGTTCACTGCTGCCCAGAGCAAGTCATCCGCTTGGAAGGAGGGAGCTCCCAAGGCCCCCGAGGCTGCCCAGATGAATGGCTTTCATCAGCCGCTTGACACATATGAGGAAGCCCCCGCTTCTGCAGTGAATGCCCCCAAGAGCACCGACCGCAAGTGGATGGAGTCTCTACCTTCTGAAGAGGAGCAGATCCAGCTCCTCCAAAACGATGATGACTGGAGCACTGTCaagaccaagtccaagaagggtgCTAAGAATGCCACTTCAGCTGGATCTGGCGACGAGGCTGCGGCCCGCCCCGCCGTCCAGCCTAAGCAACCCACCGGGCCTAACAAGACTTCCCAGCCTTCTCAGTCCTTTGGATCTTTCTCGGCATTGACTACTAAGGGCGGtgctgctgaggaagaggaggaagaagaatgggATGTTTAAGAAGAGCAGGTCCCAGATGGATGCATTGCGTGTCTTTGAGGCATGCCATTACACTTTCCTTATCACTTGTCTGTAACTTGACTATTTCTTTTCCCATCAACGAATTTCTGCCTCAGTTTGGATCAAGAGGCAGTCTGCCGTCCGAACACGTGCCAAGACGTTGGTGGAGTGCGACAGCACAAGCGTTTGCGGTTGGGGAGTTCAGGGGTTATGGTCAAATTTTCGAcgaggcgaggcgaggcTGGCCATTCCAAAGGCAGCCATTGAGAGAAAACGCCGACGGACACAGTTCACATTCATGGACAAAAAGCAAGAGTTCATGTTGGccgtggaagaagaaaagcccGCGGTTAATGACTGCATTGGTGAATAATGCAAGGCCAGTATTTGGAAGAAAATTGGGAAGTGTATTGATAGTCGATTCGATTGTTTGCGACAGTTTGTCGGTCCAAATAAGAAGCCAAAATGAAGCATAATTAGCCACGACTGAAGTACATATTTGAAGAGGGCGGTGTCTATAGTAGATTGGATCAAGTTCACGTGTTCCCTTGAACTCTCCGCGATCTCTGGTAGTATCCCTTGTTGGAAGTTGAGGTAGGGGAAACTGGTTCAGGGAGTTAGTATGCATGCGTTGAATCTTGCCCAAGTCACAGCATGTCTAGTAGGTATGGAGTGTTCGTGACTTGAGGAATGTGGAATGCAAGGCACTTCTTGAACAAGAGAAGTTGGAGGTAAGGGAACGAGTCTAGATTTGATAGCTTGTACGGAGTATCAAGTCCAGCTTAGGTGCCTTAGCCAATGGCAGCGAGAATGATAGCCTTCAACACAAACATGTCTTTTTTCTGATTTTACGAATGCTCTATTTTGTTCACCGCTTCATGCGGCCCATGGCCATTACATATGTTGCGGCGTGCAGCGTGCATATTGAAGACTATGTACATAGTGCATTGTCGGATGTGTATTGGAATGACCAGGGGCTAATTTAGTTACTAGCATCGACTTACAGGGTACGCCAGACCTGGGCCGTTGCATCTTATGTATGTTAGCAGATAGTATGTCTTGTATGCGAGCATATTCCTGTATGTTATGGGGTTCAGTGTGGTGAGAGAATTGGGGTGTGAATCGACTCCCGTCGTGATAGGTCTGTTAATGATCGTGTTCGGAGATGCCAAGCCGGGtggagagggaaaaaaacGCAAGAATTGGGCcgaagagagaggaagagaatgagGGGGCCGAGCCGGAAGACGGAAGCGGGAAGCGGGGGCATGAGGTGCAGTTGCGGGATGAGGAAGCTTGCTACTAACCTATGCATGacgagagacaagagaacaCGCTGGAAGAACCGGCAACTTTGGGACATTTTGAGTTATTTACGTGGCAGACCTTTTAATCATCAGGCGTTCCCTTACTTGGCGGGATGGGGCAACGTAGGAAGGCAATTGATTGCATTTCGTTTAGTTATATGATCTAACTACCTACCCAGGTAGGTACTAAGTTTGTAACTGTGATTAAGACGTCGTATACATTAGTAGATCTGCTGtttaggtacctagtagttTAGTGCAGTACACCACTGTAGGGATTGACAAGGATAACCGAGTCTCAAGTGGGAGAGTTGTTGTTATCTGAGAGTGGACCAGTCATAGAGAAAACTAGCCTCGAGACTGATGTGAGTTTCGCgaccaagaagcaaagacGTCACGAATTCAATTTAGTTGAGCTCTATGAACCTACAGTACGACAGTACGTATGCTACGTTGCTCGGCGTAAAAGTTAGAACATGGCGTAGTTTGTTTTTATCGTGCAACGGTGGCTTGGCTGACGATCGAGAGTTTCGTGCATTGCTTCGAGTTATCAGctaaaacaaacaaacaaatgGGAGATCCCGTCTGAGACCGGATGCTACATTGGGGCATGTATAGACTGATTATGATAGACAATGATGGCATCAGAGGTAGCATCGGCAagagattgattgattgggCTTGCAATAAAGCAATCCTGCTCAGTTTGCTGGACGTGGTGTCACGATTCGGCCCTCAACTCGATAGACATTGCCCGTCCAAGCCATAGATGCTGATGCCGAGAACAACTCCTCTCTCTGAATTCCCCAATCATTTCAACAGCCCAACCCCCTGCACTGAAGAAGTCTCAGATGGTCCAGGCCGCTGCACCCGCTCGCTCGATCcatccatgcccatgcccatgGCACCCCACCCAGCTCCGACCAAGCGGGGGATTAGCAGTGGAGGACAGGTAGACCTCCTAGACCTCGACTCTTGGTACCTGGATCATTGGTGGACTTGAGCACATGTTGGAGCCTTGGAGGTCCCTTGTGTCTTTGCCCCCCCTGCACGTTCGTTGGTGATCCATGTGGTATTTGATGAGATGGGTGTGCCTCTTTTTTTCCcccttcgtcttcttgacacagatagaaacagaaacaactGAAAATTCAACACGGTAAATGGCTTTACCCCGTTCAATGCGCTGGGCTTATTGTTCATGATGACAATGTTCTTCTGATGCTAGTTGAGTTGTATAGGTAATAGATATAGGTAGTATGCTGTCGTCGTGGCTCGGTTGACTCGGCCAATACAACTGCCTTCCATTTCCCCTGGATCTTTAATTACCAGCCTGCCCCCCCATTATCGTCGACCAAATCCTTGACCTTTACCGCAAAGAACTGTAGCGTGCTGCAGCTGTGGCCTTCTGCAGCTAATCCAGGCTGCCTACGGATACCTACCTCATCTATCCATCTGCATACGACCAGCCTGCGCCATTTCCAGCTGTCGTCGAAGCTGTATCCGTCCGTATTATCGTACCTCGTTTGTATGTAGTCGGTCTAGGACTTGAGGTGGTTACTATAGCACCTCTTTAGCccatcatcaccgccgccacCACCCTAAAAAGAACCCTCGTCTCTTGTCCTATCCTCCCACCAACCTACTCATTATCCGATCCCGTATGGACCTGACCTGACGGGCCGCGACACGACAGCAGCAGTCGTCATAAACCCTGCGATACCCACAAATATATGAGATTGGGAATCTTCCTTCCTAGCTCTGGCTCCCTCAGACCGTATCTTACTCCGTACTCTCTGGTCGTTCATATCTCGTTATCTCGTTATACGGTCGACCCATTCCGTTTTCCATCTCAGCCTCTTTACTAACCCGCACCATCATCTCTGCCCTGCCCATTGTGTGCCCTGTGCAAACCCCTAACTACCTAGACAAAAACCCAGTGACCACCCCGTTTTATCTACAGTGTCTAGTGCCCGCCGCAGCTCTCTGTGAAACGTCGTCTCGCGCCCCTTTATCACCCACGATACCCTTGGTGGTTGGTCGATCACTCCCCTAAAGCAGAGAGACAAAGGGAAAGGGAAAGGGAAAGGGAACGAGCCCCAGGCCCAACGTTAGCTGTCACTTGTTTCTGGTTGACAGAATTGCGTTCTCATTCTCGTTCTCTCACATTCCTGTCCTTCAACTTTTAGGACCAAAGGGGTCCTTTCCAAGGGGGGACTCGTTAGCCAAGTTTCCGTCTGTCTCTCGCTCACTGGGATCGGCAGAGCACCAGAGCAATAAGCCCCAAACAGCCAACGTCTCCGGTCGCTCAGGAACGCCTCTTACGAACTTAACCTCCAACGACCGGCCCCTTCGGTTTCAGCTTTACGGCCACCTTCAAGCAAGGACGAAGTGTTTCTACTTTTACATACCTACATTCTTTGCCATTTGGCCATTGTGTTGCGCTACGTTGCGCTCTATTCCCCTTTGCGCACCGTTCTGGCCACTGCTGGCGTTGGCCTAGTCAGTACAGGCCCAGCGCCTCTTTCGCCCCAAAAAAGAACGACCACCATCTCGTCAAGTTCAGTCCAGTCTCATTTACACCGCAGTCCTCACCCTCATCAATTCTTGCTTTCAGCCCTACTCGTTTTTCTTCTCAATTCAGCTGTCCACCCTTCGGCATCGGCATCCTCTTCAGTTTCGACTATCAATCTGCTCATTCTTGGGCTGGACCCCTTTCTCTCCGCTCCCTTGCTTTATGTCTCCGTGTCTTTTGGTGTAGCAATTGTCTTCCTCTGTCCATTGTTCTCTTCACATAATCGTGCTCGTCGTTTCACACGCATCATCCCAATTGAAAGCCGGCTGAGCGAAGCGACTCTTATGCCTGGTACACTGTATACAAAGCGACGACCACCAACATGTCTCTTCCCGTCGCAATTCAATCCGCTGTCTTCTATATTCTTGCCTGCACACCATGCGCCCAAGTTCGACATCGACAAAAGGTTCGCGAGCAGTCTCGGAGGGAGCgcgaggagaaggccaaggtaGTGGGCGAGCAACCGGATGTATACCAACATCCCTCACCGTTTAGCACAAACCCCTATTGGCAAGAGGAGATTAACATGGGACCATCTTTACCACAAAAGAAATCTACCAGCAAGAATTCTAGTCAGCGTGGCCTCACAAGTCAGGGTGGAGAGAGCAGTGCATTCAGCGTATCTGAGCAGACACATCAAGGAGGGAGCCGCATCAACTTCGGCGCTAGCAATTCCGTCATTGCGGAAGACGACAACCTCTCCGACGATTGGAACCGGCGACATGGATATCAGCGAGAGGACGAGGAGCTATGGGGTCAATGGGGCGGCCAAAAGTTCAAGGACGCCATATCAAAGGCACGAGATTCTGCCGGTCGATTAATCGAGTCTACACTCGGACTCGAGAAGGAGGTAACAGAACAGCAACGGCACGACTTTTACTTTCCGAAGAATCCTCCCGTCAACGAGTACCACCCTCCCGTCGTCAGCAGCAAGATTCCTTCGCGAAATGCCCACCAATGGATGCTGCAGCCTCCGCCGCCAGCCAAGGTCATGGAAGGCAAGGTGCCTGTTAGCCGGGCTGGAAGTTCAGGGAGCAAATCGAGCGGCAGGACATTGGTTGGGGACGATATGCAGCTTGGCCGACTTGTTCACGAGAAGCTTGTcatggagaagctgaagaaggaaaatAGCAACCCTACCGAAACCGAACTCATCGAatccctcttcctcaaccGCACTAGCCAGTCTCTCTCTGTCCACCGAACTCGAAGCCTTTCATTCGACACATCAGACGACTCGCTCGACAGTGGCTTTGCCAAGCGAAAGACACGCCTGCGACCAATTGCCGCACCGCCAGGATACGATTCTTCTGATGACTCAGATTCCGACACGCCCATTCCCTTCTCGCAAAGTGCCATGCACCTGGGAACCCGCCGAACACCCTCGAGTGCGGGACATGCCGCGCAGCGACCAAAGCTTGAGACCATCATGAGCACAAGGTCCGCGACTGCCACCCGAATGTCCTCAAAGCGATCCAAGCGACAAAAGTCCACTCGATCCAAGAGGCTTTCAGGTGCTGCCTCCcctgttggtgatgacacTGACTGAGTCGGATTCGCGTGAAACAAACGCTCGAGCCACAGCGCATAAGATACGGCAACCCCCACGTCCTCAttacttcttcaagatcgtTTCACCCTGCCACATAACTCATTGCGGTCTTGTCTCTTCCCTGTCTCACATGTCTTGATCTCTTTTAGCATCGTTATCTCCACCGTCTTCTCCAGTACATTGTTTCAGCTCATGTTTCTATCGTTTTATAAGCATTTATATGGGACCGGTTTTGTTTTAGCATTGGGCGGCATAGCACTTGGGCGTTGGAGCAGGTTACATGATTCatcttttctttgtcttggttTTCGAAGCACCAAAAGGCCGGCGATGTGTGCTTTCAAACTGTCGAATGACGTTATAAACAACACTGCGGCTTCACTATGCAGCCTTAAAAGCAGAAGGCCTCAGCAAGACACCAGCTGAGATCGAAAAATAGCAAAATTGGTTTAAACCCCCCCTGTCCTCCCTTGTCTGTGAACTGTGACCTAGTGAAGGCCGAACCGATCTTGACTATTCTGTATGGTTGAACGATTATGCACATCGGTGTTTTAGGCATCGGGTATCATGGCGTCATTCCTTCCATCTCTCAAACGCCGGCTATGCTGTCTGTAGTTTTTCCCTCACGCTTCTCTCGCCTTCCAATCTCAAAGGTGCATGCccccttcatcatcgtctgtACCTAGGTCTCGCATTCGCTCCTCTAGTGCCCTGCGAAGCTGCTCGTCACTCAAACTTCCACCCTCTGGTCGACCGGCCTGACGATCGACCTGTACCTCGCCGTTTCGAATTGTTCCCGTTTGAAAAGTCCCATCGTTCCATGCATTGTGTCGATTCTCGGTGTCAGATGCCGAAGTACTAGCTTGAGTATCTCCATTGACAGCAGCCGCGTCTTCATCGTTCTTACTAGTTGTCTCATCTCGGTTCTGGAATTCCGTCCAGCTGAGTCCACGCTCTTCCACCTCTGCACGGATCAGAGCTATGCGCTCAGCCATGCGATCAATGACTTGCTCGTTCTCGCGAATAGCATCGATGCAGTCCTGGTCGGGTCCCGAGGATTCACCAGACGGTGTGGTCTCTGTGCCCTCTGCAAATGGCTTGAGCTGGTCGTTGGAGTACTGTAGATGGGCGATCGAATTGCGGATTTCAAGGACTTTGAGGTGTAACATGCCCACCGAGAGGTCCTTGAGGGCGGCGGCGAACCGTGCGGGGGCGATTGGCGTGGTGTCGGCGGATGTGGACGTGGAAGACATGATCAAATATGACGAGAGCCGCGTGAAGAGGTGCAGTTGGGGATGGGTATGATGTGTAATAgggagcttggagaagaccGCGGGGCAGTTGAATGTAATGGTGGGGTCCAGGCTGCTAAACGTGCTGCGTAGTGGCGGTACGTACTTCAAAGTTGATGATCCTTGACATGCTGTGACCAAAATTATCGGCCTCATGCGTCCAAGATTAATTCATGCGCTAAGAGACACCATCAATCCATCGACTATTCCCCTCGCCGTGGCTGCTGTGGTTTTATTCGAGCCAGTGGCTCTCTAGGGCGCATCTTGCGCATTCAATCATTCATCCACGATGAGTCTATTCGCCTGCCCCAATTCCTCGAGGGTCCTGCTGAGGTCTGCTCTCCAACGAGCAGTATCAAAGGCATCAGCTTCTGCGGCCCAGCCGTTTGCGCCAACCCGATGGATTTCAAGCCGCGCGTCAAGGAATCGAAGCGGCCTTCTACCGTCGTCCTCCAGTTGTCGAAGTACCATTTTTAGGAACAACAATAACTCATACGAGACCCGACGAACGATATTCTTCGATAAGACGATCCGAAACTATGAGGACTTGCCGAAAGACTACCGAGACCAGGTCGGCCTTCAATTCAGAAGCAAGGACCTAactgatgaagaggttgtGAAAGCGTTCGGAAGGGGCATCAATCCGAAACGAGCAAATCAATTGCTGCGAATCCTCCACGGACGTCGGGTTGCTGGCACTCTCGACGATCCAGCCTTTTCGGTCCATACATCTTCATATACCAAGGGTCAGATTACCAAGGGTCTCGAGTACCTACGAAAGTCAGTCAAGGTTGATGAAGTGCTGAACGCGGGCCTCCgagctgaggatgagcttgcACAGCTTGAGGCGGAGAAGGAAGCAGCTAAGAAGCCGAAGCAAgcttccaagaagaacaaggacgaGGCCGAACCCGAACCCGCAGAGCCATCCGCTCCAGTTTATAAACCAGATCCCGTCTATGGCCACAGTAAACTTGACGAACTCCGAGCTCAGAATGTCGCTAAGCGGAAGGCGAAGGAAGCCCTCGAGGCAGAAGCACGAAAGGCAGCTGAGGCGAAAGGGGAGGTAAACTCTGGCACTCTGGCTAATCTCGACCACAAAGCAGAGAGACAGATCGCTAACCCCAAGATTGCTGAGTACTATAAGAAGGCACAGTCTGATCTAGAAGCTCCTGTAGAACTCAAGACCTGGGAGCGGGTTCTTCCCTCCGCTACTCTCGTTGCTCTCGTCATTGGCTTCCTAGCTGCTGTAAGCACTGTTTATGAAGAGCCTGCTCCCCGGTACCGTGTCTTTCCCGATATCTCTACTGCTCATGCGACGCTGGGGGCTATTGTTGCTGTCAATGTGCTTGTCTGGGCAGCATGGAAGGCCCCTCCTCTGTGGAGGTTACTCAACCGCTACATGATCATCGCTGTCGGTGCTGTCAAGCCAGTTTCCATGTTCACTGCGCCCTTCTCTCACCAGTATTTTAGCCACCTGCTCATGAACATGGTTCCCCTCTTTCTTGTTGGATCCGCACTACATGAGGATATTGGCCGAGCCAATTTACTTACC is a genomic window containing:
- a CDS encoding related to mitochondrial rhomboid protease gives rise to the protein MSLFACPNSSRVLLRSALQRAVSKASASAAQPFAPTRWISSRASRNRSGLLPSSSSCRSTIFRNNNNSYETRRTIFFDKTIRNYEDLPKDYRDQVGLQFRSKDLTDEEVVKAFGRGINPKRANQLLRILHGRRVAGTLDDPAFSVHTSSYTKGQITKGLEYLRKSVKVDEVLNAGLRAEDELAQLEAEKEAAKKPKQASKKNKDEAEPEPAEPSAPVYKPDPVYGHSKLDELRAQNVAKRKAKEALEAEARKAAEAKGEVNSGTLANLDHKAERQIANPKIAEYYKKAQSDLEAPVELKTWERVLPSATLVALVIGFLAAVSTVYEEPAPRYRVFPDISTAHATLGAIVAVNVLVWAAWKAPPLWRLLNRYMIIAVGAVKPVSMFTAPFSHQYFSHLLMNMVPLFLVGSALHEDIGRANLLTLYVGCGAIGFVGSVATYAMRGMLGVTTLGASAATLGVCAAYFWEHRLDGYRFFGLPQDGVPGIIFLALICVPQLAAFGKTVKLKIDIASHLSGILSGIFGMELINRTRSEREKRTIDVAGTPVRAARLPRPDESVEGSN